The Nostoc sp. 'Lobaria pulmonaria (5183) cyanobiont' genome window below encodes:
- the patD gene encoding heterocyst frequency control protein PatD, whose protein sequence is MSLNCEKYLAFVTLLEQLRSDATTTQIAAPELRQRVATLQQFFGQQIVPLADENWRVQSYQTEMSKQLRLLAIDVMFLQGARQASTVQTRLQTISDRLTTLIQYCSAILQPEAEGEK, encoded by the coding sequence ATGTCTTTAAACTGTGAGAAATATCTGGCATTCGTAACTTTGTTAGAGCAATTACGCTCCGATGCCACAACTACCCAAATCGCTGCGCCAGAACTGCGGCAGCGTGTAGCCACGTTGCAGCAATTTTTCGGGCAACAGATTGTGCCTTTGGCTGATGAAAACTGGCGAGTGCAGTCTTATCAAACTGAAATGAGCAAGCAATTGCGCTTGTTGGCAATAGATGTGATGTTTTTGCAAGGAGCGCGGCAAGCATCTACTGTACAAACGAGACTTCAGACGATTAGCGATCGCTTGACAACCCTCATTCAGTACTGTAGTGCTATTCTGCAACCAGAAGCGGAAGGAGAAAAATAA
- a CDS encoding RelA/SpoT family protein yields MSSIAINSSVDLAIPEWLKKCLKESSTSSGAGEDDKKHNDAVLIGRAFEFAYQLHEGQYRKSGEPYIAHPIAVAELLRDLGGSAAMIAAGFLHDVVEDTEVTSQDIEERFGAEVRQLVEGVTKLSKINFTSKTESQAENFRRMFLAMAQDIRVIVVKLADRLHNMRTLQYMSEASRRRSAQETRDIFAPLANRLGIWRIKWELEDLAFKYLEPEAYRQMQEHVSEKRTAREEKLARATNMLEERLQQAGIHFQEISGRPKHLYSIYQKMHRQQKEFHEIYDLAALRIIVQTNQDCYRALAVVHDAFRPIPGRFKDYIGLPKPNRYQSLHTGVIGLTGRPLEVQIRTIEMHHIAEYGIAAHWKYKETGGSSISHLTGTDDKFTWLRQLLEWQTDLKDAQEYLDSVKDNLFEDDVYVFTPKGDVVPLSPGATTVDFAYRIHTEVGNHCSGARVNGRMVPLSTRLQNGDIVEVLTQKNCHPSLDWLNFVRTSAAKYRIKQWYKRSRREENVARGRELLEKELGKTGFDSLLKSDAMETVAQKCNYHSVDDLLAGLGYGEVTLNLVLNRWREVAKGQQPVSTVSPFIPKEPATSKALRDAPPTTSRSTDSPIFGVEGLVYYLAGCCAPIPGEPIIGVVTRGRGISIHRQGCHNLETVEYERLVPVRWNPSAENSGRPHTYPVDVQIEALDRVGVLKDILSRLSDQGINVRHAQVKTSVGQPALIDLGIDIRDRSQLEQVFVQIKKMSDILNIRRVGQIDE; encoded by the coding sequence ATGAGCAGTATAGCGATAAATTCATCAGTTGACCTTGCCATTCCCGAATGGTTAAAAAAATGTTTGAAGGAGTCATCGACAAGTAGCGGCGCAGGGGAAGATGACAAAAAGCATAATGATGCCGTCTTAATTGGTCGGGCATTTGAATTTGCTTACCAACTGCATGAAGGACAATACCGCAAATCGGGAGAACCATACATTGCTCATCCCATTGCTGTGGCTGAATTGCTGCGTGACTTGGGAGGCAGTGCTGCTATGATAGCAGCTGGATTTCTCCATGATGTCGTTGAAGATACAGAAGTTACAAGTCAAGACATAGAAGAACGCTTTGGCGCAGAAGTGCGACAATTGGTCGAAGGTGTCACCAAGCTTTCTAAAATCAATTTCACCAGCAAAACCGAAAGCCAAGCCGAAAACTTCCGGCGGATGTTTTTGGCAATGGCGCAAGATATTCGGGTAATTGTGGTGAAATTGGCAGATCGTTTGCATAATATGCGAACTTTACAATATATGTCAGAGGCCAGCCGCCGCCGCAGTGCCCAGGAAACGCGAGATATATTCGCACCCTTAGCCAATCGCTTGGGGATTTGGCGAATTAAATGGGAACTGGAAGATTTGGCTTTTAAGTATTTGGAACCGGAAGCTTACCGCCAAATGCAAGAGCATGTTTCTGAAAAACGGACGGCGCGAGAAGAGAAATTGGCTAGAGCTACGAACATGTTGGAAGAGCGTTTGCAGCAAGCCGGAATCCACTTTCAGGAGATCAGCGGTCGCCCCAAGCACCTTTATAGCATTTACCAAAAAATGCACCGCCAGCAAAAGGAATTTCATGAAATTTACGATTTAGCGGCGCTGCGGATTATTGTTCAAACCAATCAGGATTGCTATCGGGCGTTGGCGGTGGTTCATGATGCTTTTCGCCCAATTCCTGGGAGATTTAAGGACTATATTGGACTGCCAAAGCCTAACCGTTACCAGTCATTGCACACTGGGGTGATTGGATTAACTGGTCGTCCTTTGGAAGTGCAAATTCGGACAATCGAAATGCATCATATCGCCGAGTATGGGATTGCCGCCCATTGGAAGTATAAAGAAACAGGTGGTTCTAGCATTAGCCATTTGACAGGCACAGATGACAAGTTTACTTGGCTGCGGCAACTGCTGGAATGGCAAACTGATCTCAAGGATGCACAAGAATATCTTGATAGCGTCAAAGATAATCTATTTGAAGATGATGTCTATGTCTTCACCCCTAAGGGGGACGTTGTTCCTTTAAGCCCCGGTGCCACCACTGTAGATTTTGCTTATCGCATTCATACCGAAGTCGGAAACCACTGTTCAGGGGCGCGGGTGAATGGGCGAATGGTGCCACTGTCAACGCGGCTACAAAATGGCGATATTGTAGAGGTTCTCACCCAAAAGAACTGTCATCCGAGTTTGGATTGGTTGAACTTTGTCAGGACTTCGGCGGCGAAATATCGAATAAAACAATGGTACAAGCGATCGCGCCGGGAAGAAAATGTCGCTCGTGGAAGGGAGTTGTTAGAAAAAGAACTTGGTAAAACTGGTTTTGATAGTTTGCTAAAGTCAGATGCGATGGAGACTGTCGCCCAAAAGTGTAACTACCATAGCGTGGACGATTTACTCGCTGGTTTGGGTTACGGAGAAGTAACGTTGAACCTAGTGCTAAATCGCTGGCGAGAAGTAGCCAAGGGACAACAACCAGTTTCCACTGTGTCGCCATTTATCCCCAAAGAACCAGCAACATCAAAAGCTTTGCGAGATGCACCTCCAACTACCTCACGTTCCACTGATTCGCCAATTTTTGGGGTGGAAGGTTTGGTGTATTATTTAGCTGGGTGTTGTGCCCCGATTCCTGGCGAACCAATTATTGGTGTGGTAACGCGAGGTAGGGGGATTTCAATTCATCGCCAAGGCTGCCATAATCTGGAAACTGTGGAGTATGAGCGCTTAGTACCAGTTAGGTGGAACCCATCTGCCGAAAATAGTGGTCGTCCGCATACTTATCCAGTAGATGTTCAAATTGAAGCCCTTGACCGCGTCGGGGTGTTAAAGGATATTTTGTCACGCTTAAGTGACCAAGGGATCAATGTCCGTCATGCCCAGGTGAAAACCTCTGTTGGTCAACCTGCATTGATCGACTTAGGAATAGATATACGCGATCGCTCTCAACTAGAGCAAGTCTTCGTCCAAATTAAGAAAATGAGCGACATTTTGAATATCCGCCGCGTCGGTCAAATTGACGAGTAA
- a CDS encoding nodulation protein NodZ has product MVSEKFLVVKGKAGMGNRFLSLLDSILYAQLTNRKIIVDWSDEVYSNNRSNVFPDFFNLDHVTQASEIPSTQSVYPSFWKNSLDKSVNEVLLSYESPDDLRYNNPKIWSKYTTNMSRIDYSEDILIRWSYVTETYKLRRYFLGDFAYLQRLSNETILKKIIRENLSLQPNIETIIKKTVDNSFEDIVIGVHVRYTDRKTSKNLYLKFVDKILEKHPKSLIFLATDNPAVEDFFRDKYTNILVTDKWYPASGSSLHQNPECPDRFENGVQALIDIYLLSKCNYLIYNKTSTFGVVAKLISDIPEANTIDTSQYSLKGKVKNLIAWVREKTVLS; this is encoded by the coding sequence ATGGTTTCAGAGAAGTTTTTAGTAGTGAAAGGCAAAGCAGGGATGGGAAATCGTTTTCTCTCTCTCTTGGACAGTATTTTATATGCTCAACTTACTAATAGAAAGATAATTGTTGATTGGAGCGATGAGGTTTACTCAAATAATCGCAGCAATGTTTTTCCTGACTTTTTTAATCTTGATCATGTTACTCAAGCTTCAGAAATACCTTCTACTCAATCTGTATATCCAAGTTTCTGGAAGAATAGCTTAGATAAATCTGTGAATGAAGTACTACTATCATACGAATCTCCAGATGATTTGCGATATAACAACCCGAAAATATGGTCAAAATATACTACTAATATGTCTCGCATAGATTATAGTGAAGATATTTTGATTAGATGGTCGTATGTAACAGAGACTTATAAGCTAAGAAGATATTTCTTAGGTGATTTCGCTTATTTACAACGTCTGAGTAATGAAACTATTTTAAAAAAGATAATTAGAGAAAATCTGAGTTTACAACCTAATATTGAAACAATTATTAAAAAAACTGTAGATAATTCTTTTGAAGATATAGTAATCGGAGTTCATGTTAGATATACTGACAGAAAAACTTCCAAAAATCTATATTTAAAATTTGTTGATAAGATTCTTGAAAAACATCCTAAAAGTTTGATATTTTTAGCTACTGATAATCCAGCAGTAGAAGATTTTTTTAGAGATAAATATACGAATATTTTAGTGACAGATAAGTGGTACCCTGCCTCAGGATCTTCTTTACATCAGAATCCTGAATGTCCAGATAGATTTGAAAATGGTGTTCAAGCTTTAATAGATATCTATTTATTAAGCAAATGTAATTATCTAATATACAATAAAACTTCTACTTTTGGTGTAGTTGCAAAGTTGATTTCTGATATCCCAGAAGCTAATACAATTGATACTTCTCAATACAGCTTAAAAGGAAAAGTCAAAAACTTAATTGCTTGGGTCAGAGAAAAAACAGTTCTTTCGTGA
- a CDS encoding class I SAM-dependent methyltransferase, with translation MQQLFPGEVFANTADFDTGIRQLLPRYDEMLEVITRCLTSTSRRILELGCGTGELSLKILNRFPDAQVIALDYSPRMLQFAQDKITAVGYQQRWTGIQADFGDWANNPEKLDIDSEFDACVSSLAIHHLQDEMKLKLFERIAASLPQDGCFWNADPTLPESPALAEVYKVAREEWAVEQGINLTEIRAKRGTGSTQGYSSQDQLASLETHLQMLSKAGFKTVAVPWKYYGLAVFGGCL, from the coding sequence ATGCAACAATTATTTCCCGGAGAGGTATTCGCCAACACTGCGGATTTTGACACTGGTATTCGCCAACTGTTACCGCGATACGATGAGATGTTGGAGGTAATTACCCGTTGTTTAACTTCCACAAGTCGGCGTATTTTAGAATTAGGCTGTGGTACAGGCGAACTTAGTCTCAAGATACTCAACCGCTTTCCAGACGCCCAAGTAATAGCCCTAGATTACTCACCTCGAATGTTGCAATTTGCCCAAGATAAAATCACAGCAGTTGGATATCAACAACGCTGGACTGGTATACAAGCAGATTTTGGCGACTGGGCAAATAATCCAGAGAAATTGGATATTGATAGCGAATTTGATGCTTGTGTCTCATCTTTGGCAATTCACCATCTCCAAGATGAGATGAAGTTGAAGTTATTTGAGCGAATTGCTGCTAGCCTCCCTCAAGACGGCTGTTTTTGGAATGCAGACCCTACTTTACCAGAATCACCAGCCTTAGCAGAAGTTTACAAGGTGGCACGAGAGGAATGGGCAGTTGAACAGGGAATTAATTTGACAGAGATCCGCGCTAAACGTGGCACCGGTAGTACTCAAGGTTACTCTAGTCAAGACCAGCTAGCTAGCTTAGAGACTCATTTACAAATGTTGAGCAAAGCTGGATTTAAGACAGTTGCAGTACCTTGGAAATATTATGGTTTGGCGGTGTTTGGTGGCTGTTTGTGA
- a CDS encoding M4 family metallopeptidase, producing MARNKKKSAGFKHEQSPYSRCPICCIIPPHILKNVVVNGNPQQRTWAFHTLNISAQFQGRRNVVGNISFAPSPGEKRRTIYDAKNGQQLPGTLVRSEGGPPSSDPAVNEAYDAAGATYDLFHEIFDRNSIDDKGLRLDSTVHYGVKYDNAFWNGDQMVYGDGDEELFQRFTKSIDVIGHELTHGVTQYQAGLQYYGEPGALNESFSDVFGSLVKQKIKNQTAQEADWLIGEGLLVPTVKGVGLRSMKAPGTAYDDRVLGKDPQPAHVKDKYTGTDDNGGVHINSGIPNYAFYLAAVEIGGYAWEKAGKIWYIALRDRLRAKADFKKAASVTIQVAGELYGNDSNEQKAVQNAWQKVGVI from the coding sequence ATGGCTCGAAATAAAAAGAAATCAGCCGGTTTCAAGCATGAGCAATCACCATACTCTAGATGCCCTATTTGTTGTATTATCCCGCCCCATATACTAAAAAATGTCGTGGTGAATGGCAATCCCCAGCAGCGTACTTGGGCATTTCATACATTAAATATTTCGGCACAATTTCAGGGACGAAGAAACGTCGTAGGTAATATCTCATTTGCGCCTTCTCCTGGTGAGAAGCGCCGCACCATCTATGATGCCAAAAATGGACAGCAACTCCCTGGTACGCTGGTACGTAGTGAGGGTGGCCCTCCCAGCAGCGACCCAGCAGTGAATGAAGCCTACGATGCGGCGGGTGCTACCTATGACTTGTTTCATGAGATATTCGATCGCAATTCCATTGACGACAAAGGACTACGTTTAGACTCCACCGTGCATTATGGTGTTAAATATGACAATGCCTTTTGGAACGGCGACCAAATGGTTTATGGTGATGGCGATGAAGAACTGTTTCAACGTTTCACAAAGTCAATTGATGTGATTGGGCATGAGCTAACTCATGGTGTAACCCAGTATCAAGCGGGTTTACAGTATTATGGCGAACCAGGGGCACTAAATGAGTCGTTTTCTGATGTCTTTGGTTCCTTGGTGAAACAAAAGATCAAAAATCAGACTGCACAAGAGGCAGACTGGCTGATTGGTGAAGGTCTTTTAGTACCGACTGTCAAAGGTGTTGGCCTCCGCTCCATGAAAGCACCAGGAACAGCTTATGACGATCGAGTATTGGGTAAAGATCCCCAACCAGCCCATGTGAAAGATAAATATACTGGTACTGATGATAACGGTGGGGTGCATATCAATTCAGGAATCCCTAACTATGCCTTTTATCTAGCGGCTGTTGAGATTGGTGGCTATGCTTGGGAGAAAGCGGGTAAAATCTGGTACATAGCTTTACGCGATCGCTTGCGTGCCAAAGCAGATTTTAAAAAAGCTGCCAGCGTTACCATTCAAGTTGCTGGCGAACTCTACGGTAATGACAGTAATGAGCAAAAAGCTGTGCAAAATGCTTGGCAAAAGGTAGGAGTTATTTAG
- a CDS encoding protealysin inhibitor emfourin — protein MRISFERTGGFAGITKKTTVDTDTLPPNEASTLPRLVEAADLFRLPELITSPNPQSDRFQYKLTVEDNGKQHTVTVSESALPGTLRPLIEWLQIIAQKR, from the coding sequence ATGCGGATATCGTTTGAACGCACGGGCGGCTTTGCTGGAATTACCAAGAAAACCACTGTTGATACAGACACTCTCCCGCCAAATGAAGCTAGCACACTTCCCCGACTGGTGGAAGCAGCTGATTTATTTAGGCTACCGGAACTAATTACTTCGCCAAATCCTCAGAGCGATCGCTTTCAGTACAAGTTAACAGTAGAAGATAACGGTAAGCAGCATACTGTAACTGTCAGTGAGTCAGCATTGCCAGGAACCTTAAGACCCCTGATTGAATGGCTTCAGATAATAGCACAGAAAAGGTAA
- a CDS encoding sensor histidine kinase, with product MITVCDTGTGIKREIVDRIFEPFFTTKEVGKGTGLGLSTVLGIIKSHSGFVNVVNEVGKGTEFQVCLPVTQTIDTDSKLARYEELPAGHGELILVVNDEDSIREVTQTWLEQNAYKVLVASDGINAITLYTKHQQEISVVLVD from the coding sequence ATGATTACCGTGTGCGACACAGGTACAGGAATTAAAAGAGAAATAGTAGATAGAATTTTTGAGCCATTTTTCACTACAAAAGAAGTGGGTAAAGGCACAGGGCTTGGTCTTTCAACAGTCCTTGGCATTATCAAAAGCCACAGTGGTTTTGTGAATGTAGTTAATGAAGTGGGCAAAGGTACAGAGTTTCAAGTTTGCTTACCCGTAACGCAGACAATCGATACAGATAGTAAATTAGCTAGATATGAGGAATTACCAGCAGGTCATGGAGAATTAATTCTCGTTGTTAATGATGAAGATTCAATTCGAGAAGTTACTCAAACCTGGTTAGAACAAAATGCCTATAAAGTTTTAGTGGCTAGTGATGGTATTAATGCGATCACACTATATACAAAACATCAACAAGAAATTAGTGTGGTGTTGGTTGATTAG
- the hpsU gene encoding hormogonium polysaccharide biosynthesis acetyltransferase HpsU, giving the protein MTNDQPFVDLRKYDQSWFDRGRPSWYVLLWWFVQAIAFPLTPQPLNILRCALLRLFGARIGKGVLIRPTARFTYPWKVTIGNYSWIGDNVVLYSLDQIDIGEHCVVSQKSYLCTGTHDLQDPAFGLKTASITIDNGAWVAADCFVGPGVQIGANAVIGARSSVFTNMPSGQVCWGSPCRPKTARIKLDPSTTP; this is encoded by the coding sequence ATGACTAATGACCAACCTTTCGTAGATTTACGCAAATATGACCAATCTTGGTTTGACCGGGGGCGTCCAAGTTGGTATGTTTTGTTATGGTGGTTTGTACAAGCGATCGCCTTTCCTCTAACTCCTCAACCGTTAAATATTCTGCGTTGTGCTTTGCTACGATTATTTGGTGCTCGTATCGGCAAAGGTGTATTAATTCGACCCACGGCCCGCTTCACTTACCCCTGGAAAGTCACTATTGGCAACTACAGTTGGATTGGAGATAACGTAGTTTTATATAGCCTCGATCAGATCGACATCGGTGAACATTGCGTAGTTTCCCAAAAAAGTTATCTGTGTACTGGTACTCACGATCTGCAAGATCCTGCCTTTGGGTTGAAAACAGCGAGTATCACCATCGACAATGGTGCATGGGTAGCGGCAGATTGTTTTGTTGGGCCAGGAGTACAAATCGGGGCTAATGCTGTGATTGGCGCTCGGAGCAGTGTTTTTACTAATATGCCTTCGGGGCAGGTTTGTTGGGGAAGTCCTTGTCGTCCCAAAACGGCTCGGATAAAACTCGATCCCTCCACAACCCCATGA
- a CDS encoding glycosyltransferase family 2 protein, translated as MSSKIPVSVLIPAKNEQANLPACLASLSRADEIFVVDSQSTDNSIEIAKSHGVNVVQFNFNGRWPKKKNWSLDNLPFRNEWVLIVDCDERITPELWEEIDQVIQNHEYTGYYLNRRVFFLGKWIRYGGKYPDWNLRLFQHTKGRYENLNTEDIPNTGDNEVHEHVILQGKVGYLKNDMLHEDFRDLYHWLERHNRYSNWEARVYFNILTGKDDSGTIGANLFGDAVQRKRFLKKVWVRLPFKPILRFVLFYIIQRGFLDGKAGYIYARLLSQYEYQIGVKLYELRNCGGHLNTATIPKDGAEEQGSREAEAKLLTIDS; from the coding sequence ATGTCATCTAAAATACCAGTTTCAGTACTAATTCCGGCAAAAAACGAACAAGCTAACTTGCCTGCTTGCCTTGCTAGCCTCAGCAGGGCAGATGAAATATTTGTAGTAGATTCTCAAAGTACCGATAACAGCATTGAAATTGCTAAAAGTCACGGTGTAAATGTCGTGCAATTCAACTTCAATGGACGCTGGCCCAAAAAGAAAAACTGGTCTTTGGATAATCTACCTTTTCGTAATGAATGGGTGCTAATTGTAGATTGTGATGAGCGTATCACCCCCGAACTTTGGGAAGAAATTGACCAAGTAATTCAAAATCATGAATATACAGGTTATTATCTCAACCGCCGCGTATTTTTCTTAGGAAAATGGATTCGTTATGGCGGTAAATATCCTGATTGGAATCTACGTTTATTTCAACATACAAAAGGTCGCTACGAAAATCTAAATACAGAAGATATTCCTAATACTGGTGATAACGAAGTTCACGAACACGTAATTTTGCAGGGAAAAGTTGGGTATCTCAAAAATGATATGCTCCACGAGGACTTCCGCGACCTTTATCACTGGTTAGAACGCCATAACCGCTATTCAAACTGGGAAGCCAGGGTTTATTTTAATATTCTTACAGGTAAAGATGATAGCGGTACTATCGGCGCTAATCTATTTGGTGATGCCGTACAACGCAAACGATTTTTGAAAAAGGTGTGGGTACGCCTACCATTTAAACCCATTCTGCGATTTGTTTTGTTTTATATAATTCAACGTGGTTTTTTAGATGGCAAAGCAGGATATATCTATGCACGTTTGCTGAGTCAATATGAATATCAAATTGGTGTTAAACTTTACGAATTACGCAACTGTGGTGGTCACTTAAATACTGCAACTATCCCGAAGGATGGAGCAGAGGAGCAGGGGAGCAGAGAAGCAGAAGCAAAGCTATTGACCATTGATTCCTGA
- a CDS encoding glycosyltransferase family 2 protein, with protein MPDIQISAIICTHNRDTYLGAAIDSLLAQDFAADFEIVIVDNGSSDRTREVVEQKTYNPRLKYVFEPTIGLSVARNTGAKVASGDILAYLDDDAVASKGWLQVLYSAYYNNSKLAIAGGKVTLLWPPGIQQPRWLSPGLAANLGAYDLGDSNIYIEQPGSTPRGLNYSIRRSFLEEIGGFDPHLGRVGKNLLSNEELQMTEFALQRGWQVAYLPEALVAHNVAPERLQRSWFLNRGWWQGISECYREQLAGKAGIAQLQRGSERFLRGLYKALQYFSDPAERFDKLVYAYGQIGYLNAAIQGLLSTSNKK; from the coding sequence ATGCCAGACATCCAAATCTCTGCCATTATCTGTACTCACAATCGAGATACCTATTTAGGGGCTGCAATTGATAGTCTTTTAGCGCAGGATTTTGCTGCTGACTTTGAAATTGTGATAGTTGATAATGGATCTAGCGATCGCACTCGTGAGGTTGTAGAACAAAAAACCTACAATCCGCGCCTGAAGTATGTTTTTGAACCCACCATTGGTTTATCTGTCGCCCGTAACACAGGTGCAAAGGTAGCCAGTGGTGATATTCTTGCTTATCTAGATGATGATGCAGTTGCCAGTAAGGGCTGGCTACAAGTTTTATATTCTGCCTATTACAATAATTCTAAGCTAGCGATCGCAGGTGGCAAAGTCACTCTCCTGTGGCCTCCAGGAATTCAACAACCACGGTGGCTATCTCCGGGGCTAGCTGCAAATCTGGGTGCATACGACTTAGGTGACAGTAACATCTACATTGAGCAACCTGGCTCAACACCCAGAGGCTTAAATTACTCCATCCGCCGCAGTTTCCTAGAAGAAATTGGTGGTTTCGATCCTCATCTCGGTCGAGTTGGGAAAAATTTATTATCTAACGAAGAACTGCAAATGACCGAATTCGCCCTACAGCGTGGTTGGCAAGTCGCTTATCTTCCCGAAGCACTCGTCGCTCACAATGTAGCCCCAGAACGCCTCCAACGCTCCTGGTTTTTAAACCGGGGCTGGTGGCAGGGTATCAGTGAATGCTATCGAGAACAACTTGCTGGTAAAGCTGGGATCGCTCAATTGCAGCGAGGTAGCGAACGGTTTTTGCGAGGCTTGTATAAAGCATTACAATATTTCTCCGATCCAGCAGAACGGTTTGACAAACTGGTATATGCTTACGGTCAGATTGGTTACTTAAATGCTGCTATTCAGGGTCTTTTATCTACATCAAATAAGAAATAA
- the cobU gene encoding bifunctional adenosylcobinamide kinase/adenosylcobinamide-phosphate guanylyltransferase, protein MGKIILVTGPARSGKSEWAETLAMQSGKAVVYVATATDNLDDQEWHQRILEHQQRRPQDWVTLSVPVELSATLADAKPYTCLLVDSLGTWVANLLEQDKSSWENTLAELLETVELVAADMLFVAEEVGWGVIPAYPLGRMFRDRLGSLVRQLATLSETVYLVTGGHVLNLSILGSPLPNSGDAGTFRSQDS, encoded by the coding sequence TTGGGTAAAATCATCTTAGTAACAGGGCCAGCACGATCTGGTAAAAGTGAATGGGCGGAAACTTTAGCTATGCAGTCAGGAAAAGCAGTTGTTTATGTAGCCACAGCCACCGATAACCTAGACGATCAAGAGTGGCATCAACGCATTTTAGAACACCAACAACGTCGTCCCCAAGACTGGGTAACTCTATCTGTACCCGTGGAACTGTCTGCTACCCTCGCTGATGCCAAACCCTATACTTGCCTCTTAGTTGATTCTTTAGGAACTTGGGTTGCTAATCTCCTAGAACAGGACAAATCTAGCTGGGAAAATACCCTTGCAGAGTTATTAGAGACAGTAGAACTGGTTGCTGCTGATATGCTGTTTGTAGCAGAAGAGGTCGGTTGGGGTGTGATACCAGCTTATCCCCTGGGAAGGATGTTCCGCGATCGCTTGGGTTCTTTAGTACGCCAGCTAGCAACACTTAGCGAAACTGTTTATTTAGTGACTGGTGGCCATGTTCTCAATCTCAGTATCCTTGGTTCGCCATTGCCAAATAGCGGTGATGCTGGAACATTCAGGAGTCAAGATTCTTAA